One Myripristis murdjan chromosome 18, fMyrMur1.1, whole genome shotgun sequence DNA window includes the following coding sequences:
- the LOC115376299 gene encoding uncharacterized protein LOC115376299, with protein MPDCSSGALRRRRGVESGDGVPDGVDLSLKLSLSLHQDSGFLSANVGDTVTLSCFYEGDVVAKFLWYKQTLGQKPLLMCSFYKYDKNAIFYEEFKNDSRFKLETETNGNQLKISELQHSDSATYFCVSSYLYNLEFGDGVTLSVKGSGLNIQAVVHQSESQIIQPGDSVTLNCTVHTGTCDGEHSVYWFRSSGLSQPRAIYTHGVTDDHCERKPMTHTQACDYNLPMKSLNLSDAGTYFCAVLSCGEILFGTGTKIDIENEVASPPVLVYFLSAALAFTITLVVLLASSVYNMHKRNSSHCTDSQARSSTASTQHVEGQDADNLHYAALSENKVHRARRHRDNTDTVCVYSSIKQ; from the exons ATGCCGGACTGTAGCAGTGGAGCTCTCAGGAGGAGACGAGGAGTGGAGTCTGGCGACGGAGTTCCCGACGGCGTAGATCTCT CGCTGAAATTGTCCTTGTCTCTTCACCAAGACAGTGGTTTTCTATCAGCTAACGTTGGGGACACTGTGACTTTGTCATGCTTTTATGAAGGTGATGTTGTAGCTAAGTTTTTATGGTATAAGCAAACACTGGGACAGAAACCACTGCTCATGTGTAGCTTTTATAAGTATGATAAAAACGCCATTTTTTATGAGGAATTCAAGAATGATTCACGTTTCAAACTGGAAACTGAAACTAATGGGAATCAGCTGAAGATTTCAGAATTGCAACATTCAGACTCCGCTACTTATTTCTGCGTATCTAGCTATTTGTATAATTTGGAATTTGGGGATGGAGTTACTCTCAGTGTAAAGGGTTCAGGTCTGAACATCCAAGCTGTCGTCCATCAGTCGGAGTCTCAGATCATCCAGCCAggagactctgtgactctgaacTGTACAGTGCACACTGGCACCTGTGATGGAGAACACAGTGTTTACTGGTTCAGGAGCTCAGGACTCTCTCAACCAAGAGCCATTTACACACATGGAGTCACTGATGATCACTGTGAGAGGAAacccatgacacacacacaggcctgtgaCTACAACCTCCCAATGAAGAGCCTGAATCTGTCTGATGCTGGGACCTACTTCTGTGCTGTGCTCTCATGTGGGGAGATACTCTTTGGAACCGGGACCAAGATAGACATTGAGA ATGAGGTggcttctcctcctgtcttggTGTATTTCTTGAGCGCAGCATTGGCATTCACCATCACCCTGGTTGTTCTCCTGGCTTCCTCTGTGTACAATATGCATAAGAGAAACTCTAGCCACTGCACAG ACTCTCAAGCAAGAAGTTCCACTGCTTCTACACAACATGTAGag GGCCAAGATGCAGACAACCTCCATTATGCTGCTTTAAGTGAAAACAAGGTCCACAGAGCAAGAAGACACCGGGACAACACAgacactgtctgtgtgtactcCAGCATAAAGCAATAG
- the LOC115376300 gene encoding uncharacterized protein LOC115376300, producing MTHLQPLLEAQLLGKDLHQELSLLMGLSCHEVIHTLKLSLSLRQDSGFLSANVGDNVTLKCSHEGDDVAKFLWYKQTLGQKPLLMCSFYNYEKNAIFHDEFKNDTRFKLETETDGNQLKIFELQHSDSATYFCVSSYLYNLEFGDGVTLSVKGSGLNIQAVVHQSESQTIQPGDSVTLNCTVHTGTCDGEHSVYWFRSSGHSQPRAIYTHGVTDDKCERKPTTHTQTCDYNLPMKSLDLSDAGTYYCAVLSCGEILFGNGTKIDIENGVASPPVLVYFLSAALAFTITLVVILASSVYKMHKRNCSHCTDSQARSFSASTQHVEGQDADNLHYAALSVNKAHRARRQRDNTDTVCVYSSIKQ from the exons ATGACTCATCTACAGCCTCTCCTTGAAGCACAGCTACTGGGCAAAGATCTTCATCAGGAGCTGAGCCTGCTGATGGGACTGAGCTGCCATGAGGTTATCCACA CGCTGAAATTGTCCTTGTCTCTTCGTCAAGACAGTGGTTTTCTATCAGCTAACGTCGGGGACAACGTGACTTTGAAATGCTCTCATGAAGGTGATGATGTAGCTAAGTTTTTATGGTATAAGCAAACACTGGGACAGAAACCACTGCTCATGTGTAGCTTCTATAACTACgagaaaaatgcaattttccatGATGAATTCAAGAATGATACACGTTTCAAactggaaactgaaactgatgGAAATCAACTGAAGATTTTTGAATTGCAACATTCAGACTCTGCTACTTATTTCTGCGTATCTAGCTATCTGTATAATTTGGAATTTGGGGATGGAGTTACTCTCAGTGTAAAGGGTTCAGGTCTGAACATCCAAGCTGTCGTCCATCAGTCGGAGTCTCAGACCATCCAGCCAggagactctgtgactctgaacTGTACAGTGCACACTGGCACCTGTGATGGAGAACACAGTGTTTACTGGTTCAGGAGCTCAGGACACTCTCAACCAAGAGCCATTTACACGCATGGAGTCACTGATGATAAGTGTGAGAGGAAacccacgacacacacacagacctgtgaCTACAACCTCCCAATGAAGAGCCTGGATCTGTCTGATGCTGGGAcctactactgtgctgtgctctcATGTGGGGAGATACTGTTTGGAAATGGGACCAAGATAGACATTGAGA ATGGGGTggcttctcctcctgtcttggTGTATTTCTTGAGCGCAGCATTGGCATTCACCATCACCCTGGTTGTTATCCTGGCTTCCTCTGTGTACAAGATGCACAAGAGAAACTGTAGCCACTGCACAG ACTCTCAAGCAAGAAGTTTCTCTGCTTCTACTCAACATGTAgag GGCCAAGATGCAGACAACCTCCATTATGCTGCTTTAAGTGTAAACAAGGCCCACAGAGCAAGAAGACAGAGGGACAACACAgacactgtctgtgtgtactcCAGCATAAAGCAATAG
- the LOC115376302 gene encoding uncharacterized protein LOC115376302: MSDPLDLPSGVPAVIKSTGINQDSGIKTAKVGDSVTLQCSCKGSAVTFLYWYQQTLGHKPQVISILMKGNTEAEIHHEPLRFSVQSGQGTNNLTIKNLSLSDSATYYCATSEFNAAEFGQGAFLHVKTSLSKDQAVVQHPPFERVQPGNSVNLSCTIYAEPCGGEHSIYWYRQGGSQPGIVYTQVDQCKELSQADSPRQSCSFNLLMKNLSSSDVGTYYCALASCGQIVFGNGTQLDIVDETTVPVLLAQCLGGALAVSLILMFVLGYIVYRLNRKSCSVCNERFARPRHSATSDAAGQDRDQLHYAALSLNGRNRPRRQRDSMDTVCVYSGIRQ; this comes from the exons ATGTCAGATCCACTGGATCTCCCGA GTGGGGTGCCAGCTGTTATTAAATCCACAGGTATAAATCAGGACAGTGGGATCAAAACAGCCAAAGTTGGGGACAGTGTGACTTTGCAATGCTCCTGTAAAGGCAGTGCTGTAACTTTCCTCTACTGGTATCAGCAAACCCTTGGACACAAACCTCAAGTCATATCAATTCTGATGAAGGGTAACACGGAAGCTGAAATTCACCATGAACCTCTGCGTTTCTCTGTACAAAGTGGACAAGGAACAAACAATCTCACAATCAAAAACCTTAGTCTGTCAGATTCAGCAACATATTACTGTGCGACATCAGAATTCAATGCAGCTGAATTTGGACAAGGAGCTTTTCTTCATGTCAAAACGTCACTGTCCAAGGACCAAGCTGTTGTCCAGCACCCGCCATTTGAGAGAGTCCAGCCGGGAAATTCTGTGAATTTGAGCTGTACGATATACGCTGAGCCATGTGGAGGAGAACACAGCATCTACTGGTACAGACAAGGTGGATCCCAACCAGGAATCGTTTATACACAAGTGGACCAGTGTAAAGAGCTCTCCCAGGCAGACTCTCCAAGACAAAGTTGCAGTTTTAATCTCCTGATGAAGAACCTGAGCTCCTCTGATGTCGGGACCTATTACTGTGCTCTGGCCTCATGTGGACAGATTGTGTTTGGAAACGGAACGCAACTGGACATTGTGG ATGAAACTACAGTCCCCGTCCTCCTGGCGCAATGCCTAGGTGGGGCCCTGGCAGTTTCCCTCATCTTGATGTTTGTCTTGGGGTACATCGTGTACAGGCTGAACAGGAAATCATGTTCTGTGTGCAATG AGCGTTTTGCTCGTCCAAGACACTCTGCAACCTCTGACGCTGCG GGCCAAGACAGAGACCAGCTCCATTATGCAGCTCTGAGTCTGAATGGGAGGAACAGACCAAGAAGGCAAAGGGATAGTATGgacactgtctgtgtgtactcTGGAATTAGACAGTAG